One window of Haloarchaeobius salinus genomic DNA carries:
- a CDS encoding RAD55 family ATPase, translated as MAGRLETGIDVLDRKLNGGLPPGSIVAFTASPASQSELLLYELTAARGTLYLTTERSDQAVRDAIENTNAPVGSPTVRDISGSEPLDQANRLIRALPEGANLIIDTADVLERGDRNRYRSFMTELQTHMVNTGSIAFLHCLDGHHIPTNRDTTKHMADVVFALETQVRGAEMENRLSIPKFRGGTALVETVKLELADEVAIDTSRDIA; from the coding sequence ATGGCCGGGCGGTTAGAGACAGGAATCGACGTTCTAGACCGGAAGCTGAACGGTGGGCTCCCCCCGGGCTCCATCGTCGCGTTCACGGCCTCTCCGGCGAGCCAGTCCGAGCTACTGCTCTACGAGCTGACCGCCGCCCGGGGGACGCTCTACCTCACCACCGAACGGTCCGACCAGGCCGTCCGCGACGCCATCGAGAACACGAACGCGCCGGTGGGCTCGCCGACGGTGCGCGACATCTCCGGCTCCGAGCCGCTCGACCAGGCGAACCGACTCATCCGTGCGCTCCCGGAGGGCGCGAACCTCATCATCGACACCGCGGACGTGCTGGAGCGCGGCGACCGGAACCGCTACCGGAGCTTCATGACCGAGCTCCAGACGCACATGGTCAACACCGGCTCCATCGCGTTCCTGCACTGCCTCGACGGCCACCACATCCCGACGAACCGGGACACGACGAAGCACATGGCCGACGTGGTGTTCGCCCTGGAGACGCAGGTCCGGGGTGCGGAGATGGAGAACCGCCTGTCCATCCCGAAGTTCCGCGGCGGTACCGCGCTCGTCGAGACCGTCAAGCTGGAGCTGGCGGACGAGGTCGCCATCGACACCAGCCGCGACATCGCGTAG
- a CDS encoding MinD/ParA family ATP-binding protein, whose translation MLAVAGGKGGVGKTTTTLGLAGALASEGRPVRAVDTDCEMPDLHALAGCERDPSLAAVLDGDGVPEQPVATIPGVRVVAAPPSADKSAVSAALGRLRDRPTVVDTPAGAGPDAVAPLRVADDALLVADGTPQALRDAAKTGAIARELGVSVVGVVLVGTHEQPDGVEQFLGTSVLGTVPAATDPLSNPAVWHAYDRVAERLRRQTVI comes from the coding sequence ATGCTCGCAGTCGCCGGTGGCAAGGGAGGCGTGGGGAAGACGACGACGACGCTCGGGCTGGCGGGGGCGCTCGCCAGCGAGGGCCGCCCGGTCCGTGCGGTCGACACCGACTGCGAGATGCCCGACCTCCACGCGCTCGCGGGCTGTGAGCGCGACCCGTCCCTCGCCGCGGTGCTCGACGGCGATGGCGTGCCCGAACAGCCCGTCGCGACGATCCCGGGGGTCAGGGTCGTCGCTGCACCCCCTTCGGCCGACAAGTCAGCCGTCTCGGCGGCGCTGGGCCGGCTCCGGGACCGTCCGACCGTCGTCGACACACCCGCCGGTGCGGGACCGGACGCCGTCGCCCCGCTGCGGGTGGCGGACGACGCGCTCCTCGTCGCCGACGGGACGCCGCAGGCGCTCCGCGACGCCGCCAAGACCGGGGCCATCGCCCGGGAGCTGGGTGTGAGCGTCGTCGGCGTCGTGCTCGTCGGCACCCACGAACAGCCCGACGGCGTCGAGCAGTTCCTGGGGACGTCGGTCCTCGGCACGGTCCCGGCCGCGACCGACCCGCTCTCGAATCCAGCGGTGTGGCACGCCTACGACCGCGTCGCGGAACGCCTCCGGAGGCAAACAGTTATTTAG
- a CDS encoding 2,5-diamino-6-(ribosylamino)-4(3H)-pyrimidinone 5'-phosphate reductase — MYVHVNAATSADGKLASRERSQLRISGSADFDRVDASRAESDAVAVGVGTVLADDPSLTVKDQDRVADREADGLSPHPARVVFDSRGRTPSDAVILDDVATTYVLVAEAAPAERRESLAAAGAEVVVAGTDRVDPAAGLDALADRGVERLMVEGGGELIFSLFEAGLVDELTVYVGAMVVGGRDAPTLADGDGFVESFPALSLSGVDRLDDGVLLRWTVESRPG, encoded by the coding sequence GTGTACGTCCACGTCAACGCCGCGACGAGCGCGGACGGCAAGCTCGCGTCGCGGGAGCGCAGCCAACTCCGCATCAGCGGCTCCGCGGACTTCGACCGGGTCGACGCCAGCAGGGCCGAGAGCGACGCCGTCGCGGTCGGCGTCGGCACCGTCCTCGCCGACGATCCGTCGCTGACGGTCAAGGACCAGGACCGCGTCGCCGACCGGGAGGCGGACGGGCTGTCCCCGCACCCGGCCCGCGTGGTGTTCGACTCCCGAGGCCGGACGCCGTCCGACGCCGTCATCCTCGACGACGTGGCGACCACGTACGTCCTCGTCGCCGAGGCAGCACCGGCGGAGCGACGGGAGTCACTCGCCGCGGCCGGTGCGGAGGTCGTCGTCGCCGGCACCGACCGGGTGGACCCCGCCGCCGGGCTCGACGCGCTCGCCGACCGTGGGGTCGAGCGACTCATGGTCGAGGGCGGCGGCGAGCTCATCTTCTCGCTGTTCGAGGCCGGACTGGTCGACGAGCTCACCGTCTACGTCGGCGCGATGGTCGTCGGCGGTCGCGACGCACCCACGCTCGCCGACGGCGATGGGTTCGTCGAGTCCTTCCCCGCGCTGTCGTTGTCGGGCGTCGACCGACTCGACGACGGCGTCCTGCTCCGGTGGACGGTCGAGAGCCGGCCAGGCTGA
- a CDS encoding DUF7545 family protein — protein MSDDVETITFAIESEDDADEVELPADLIDMLAEQGQSPAEVVADITLLSFASRAHHLAHHGEGGSPEIDAAEGKAMELFEERFGVTFGEATGHQH, from the coding sequence ATGTCAGACGACGTCGAGACAATCACGTTCGCCATCGAATCCGAGGACGACGCAGACGAGGTCGAGCTCCCCGCCGACCTCATCGACATGCTCGCCGAGCAGGGCCAGTCGCCCGCCGAGGTCGTCGCCGACATCACACTGCTCTCCTTCGCCTCCCGTGCCCACCACCTCGCACACCACGGCGAGGGCGGCAGCCCGGAGATCGACGCGGCCGAGGGCAAGGCGATGGAGCTGTTCGAGGAGCGCTTCGGCGTCACCTTCGGCGAGGCGACCGGCCACCAGCACTGA
- a CDS encoding sensor histidine kinase — protein sequence MDASGDGVRSSIRVGVAVLDERERHVFANGEYASLYGYDDPAELLDEPWRQCLPSSHHDCVADGLSAVECSGRWFGTVREFDNTDCGEREYQLTFVRSTTGETVVVVREGDRRRSHEDRLAALNEATQDLFATERTSVIAKTAIDVAKCVFDQPFVTLWLASEDTEDLVPVAGSDAARVLAGSEDLEMRPIPPDTLEMRTFESGERSLVRDYSSQPDRAFPDLPLSSVLLVPVGEYGLLGTSVPHAGDVGEETVELLTLLARNVGVALDRASKHRELERRNERLDQFTGVVSHDLRGPLSIISGNVELARETGDTSYLDNVDRAVERMDRLIDEVLTLAREGLAVGEPEQVSLVQTATRAWRSLPTGDATLVVDDDATVHADPERLQTVFENLFRNSVEHGRDDVTVTVEPTGDGFAVSDDGPGIPADERTSVFDRGFTTSEDGTGFGLAIVETVAEGHGWTVSVTESDAGGARFVFEDLDVRHGARRTVSEH from the coding sequence ATGGACGCCAGTGGGGATGGGGTCCGCTCGTCGATCAGGGTGGGCGTCGCGGTGTTGGACGAGCGCGAACGCCACGTCTTCGCGAACGGCGAGTACGCGAGCCTCTACGGCTACGACGACCCGGCCGAACTGCTCGACGAGCCGTGGCGGCAGTGCCTACCGTCGAGCCACCACGACTGCGTCGCCGACGGGTTGAGCGCGGTCGAGTGCAGCGGGCGCTGGTTCGGGACCGTCCGTGAGTTCGACAATACTGACTGTGGTGAGCGGGAGTACCAGCTCACGTTCGTCCGGTCGACGACCGGCGAGACGGTCGTCGTCGTCCGGGAGGGCGACCGACGGCGCTCCCACGAGGACCGCCTCGCGGCGCTGAACGAGGCGACACAGGACCTGTTCGCGACCGAACGGACGAGCGTCATCGCGAAGACGGCCATCGACGTGGCCAAGTGCGTCTTCGACCAGCCGTTCGTCACGCTCTGGCTGGCGTCGGAGGACACCGAGGACCTCGTCCCGGTCGCCGGCAGCGACGCGGCCCGAGTGCTCGCCGGCTCCGAGGACCTCGAGATGCGGCCGATTCCGCCGGACACCCTCGAGATGAGGACGTTCGAATCCGGTGAGCGGTCGCTCGTCCGGGACTACTCCTCGCAGCCGGACCGTGCGTTCCCGGATCTCCCGCTCTCGTCGGTGCTGCTCGTGCCGGTCGGCGAGTACGGACTGCTCGGCACGTCGGTCCCACACGCAGGCGACGTCGGCGAGGAGACGGTCGAACTGCTCACGCTGCTCGCACGGAACGTCGGCGTGGCGCTCGACCGGGCGAGCAAGCACCGAGAGCTGGAGCGCCGCAACGAGCGGCTCGACCAGTTCACGGGCGTCGTCAGTCACGACCTCCGCGGACCGCTGTCTATCATCTCGGGCAACGTCGAGCTGGCCCGCGAGACCGGCGACACGAGCTACCTGGACAACGTCGACCGGGCGGTCGAACGGATGGACCGGCTCATCGACGAGGTGCTGACACTGGCCCGGGAGGGACTGGCGGTCGGCGAGCCCGAGCAGGTGTCGCTGGTCCAGACGGCGACGCGGGCGTGGCGGTCCCTGCCGACGGGTGACGCGACGCTGGTCGTCGACGACGACGCGACCGTCCACGCCGACCCGGAGCGGCTCCAGACGGTGTTCGAGAACCTGTTCCGCAACAGCGTCGAGCACGGCCGTGACGACGTCACCGTGACCGTCGAACCGACCGGGGACGGCTTCGCGGTCTCGGACGACGGCCCCGGCATCCCGGCCGACGAGCGGACGTCGGTGTTCGACCGCGGGTTCACGACGAGCGAGGACGGCACTGGCTTCGGGCTGGCCATCGTCGAGACGGTCGCCGAGGGGCACGGCTGGACCGTCTCGGTGACAGAGAGCGACGCGGGCGGTGCACGGTTCGTCTTCGAGGACCTCGACGTGCGTCACGGCGCGCGTCGGACCGTCTCCGAGCATTGA
- the grxC gene encoding glutaredoxin 3, whose protein sequence is MTDAPHVEIYTKENCPYCEKAKDLFDEKGVEYEEYNVTGDEELFDEMVERAEGRKTAPEVFVDDKLVGGWDDTSALDETGELDELLGLAEATDGGEDVAEGGPDPRDDVVEHRKLLIAGTGIAGLTAAIYAARSNNEPLVVEGDEPGGQLTLTTDVENYPGFPEGISGPDLINNMKEQAKKFGADTRNGIIADVDASSRPFRVELTDGDVYTADAVIAASGASARTLGVPGEDTMMGYGLSTCATCDGAFFRDEDMLVVGGGDAAMEEANFLTKFADTVYIAHRRDEFRAEDVWIDRIMDKVEAGDVEILWNTELTEIHGSQEEGVDHVTLVENPEGHPTGKLDDPDTREYAKDVGAVFYAIGHTPNTGYLEGTGVEMDEEGYLKTVGGFGGGQTETGVEGIFGAGDVVDYHYQQAVTAAGMGCKAALDADDYLEDHATAVDATAETAAEADD, encoded by the coding sequence ATGACAGACGCGCCGCACGTAGAGATATACACGAAGGAGAACTGCCCGTACTGCGAGAAGGCGAAGGACCTCTTCGACGAGAAGGGCGTCGAGTACGAGGAGTACAACGTGACCGGCGACGAGGAGCTGTTCGACGAGATGGTCGAGCGCGCCGAGGGGAGAAAGACCGCCCCCGAGGTGTTCGTCGACGACAAGCTCGTCGGCGGCTGGGACGACACCTCGGCGCTCGACGAGACCGGCGAGCTGGACGAGCTGCTCGGGCTGGCCGAGGCGACCGACGGCGGCGAGGACGTGGCCGAGGGAGGCCCCGACCCGCGCGACGACGTCGTCGAGCACCGCAAGCTGCTCATCGCCGGCACCGGTATCGCCGGCCTCACGGCGGCCATCTACGCCGCCCGGTCGAACAACGAACCCCTCGTCGTCGAGGGCGACGAGCCGGGTGGACAGCTCACCCTGACGACCGACGTGGAGAACTACCCCGGCTTCCCCGAGGGCATCTCCGGGCCGGACCTCATCAACAACATGAAAGAGCAGGCGAAGAAGTTCGGTGCCGACACCCGGAACGGCATCATCGCGGACGTCGACGCCTCCTCGCGCCCGTTCCGCGTCGAGCTCACCGACGGCGACGTCTACACCGCCGACGCGGTCATCGCGGCGTCCGGCGCGTCCGCCCGCACGCTCGGTGTCCCCGGCGAGGACACGATGATGGGGTACGGCCTCTCCACCTGTGCGACCTGCGACGGCGCGTTCTTCCGCGACGAGGACATGCTCGTCGTCGGCGGCGGCGACGCCGCGATGGAGGAGGCGAACTTCCTCACCAAGTTCGCCGACACCGTCTACATCGCCCACCGGCGCGACGAGTTCCGTGCCGAGGACGTCTGGATCGACCGCATCATGGACAAGGTCGAGGCCGGCGACGTCGAGATCCTCTGGAACACCGAGCTCACGGAGATCCACGGCAGCCAGGAGGAGGGCGTCGACCACGTGACCCTGGTCGAGAACCCCGAGGGCCACCCGACCGGGAAGCTCGACGACCCGGACACCCGGGAGTACGCGAAGGACGTCGGGGCGGTGTTCTACGCCATCGGGCACACGCCGAACACGGGCTACCTTGAGGGCACCGGCGTCGAGATGGACGAGGAGGGCTACCTCAAGACCGTCGGCGGCTTCGGGGGCGGCCAGACCGAGACCGGCGTCGAGGGCATCTTCGGAGCGGGCGACGTCGTGGACTACCACTACCAGCAGGCCGTCACCGCGGCCGGCATGGGCTGCAAGGCGGCGCTCGACGCCGACGACTACCTCGAGGACCACGCGACGGCGGTCGACGCGACGGCGGAGACGGCCGCCGAAGCGGACGACTGA
- the cysS gene encoding cysteine--tRNA ligase, translated as MTLHVTNTLTGEKEPFEPTDPDDVLLYYCGLTVSDPAHLGHARGWVHVDVMHRWLTHLGYDVRHVENFTDVNEKIVARAGDPELGADEAAVAEHYIAEVLRDMRGLNLKRAEVYPRVSESIPKIVALVETLVEEGYAYEANGSVYFDVTAFEEYGKLSNQRVEEIEEQGDPDELGEKRHPADFALWKADGVAPDAVHEHRKADHPGDDGETPTGQTWDSPWGEGRPGWHIECSAMAMTHLDSTIDIHVGGQDLVFPHHENEIAQSEAATGKQFSKYWLHVRLLETKAEKMSSSLGNFTTVGDALESEGANVVRMFLLSTAYHNEAVYSDETLAEARERWDRLERGYRTAVGACDSVDARTTVDDRDLRNTVERARREFTEGMNDDFNTREATTALLELVGAVNRHVDDRETYDYRGLRMAVETFEELGGDVLGFQFREETDGSAEVAGELVELVLSVREAEREAGNYERADELRDELEALGVTVEDTDDGATFRL; from the coding sequence ATGACCCTGCACGTGACGAACACGTTGACGGGCGAGAAGGAGCCGTTCGAGCCGACCGACCCCGACGACGTCCTCCTCTACTACTGCGGGCTGACGGTCTCGGACCCGGCGCACCTCGGCCACGCACGTGGCTGGGTCCACGTCGACGTGATGCACCGCTGGCTGACACACCTGGGCTACGACGTGCGCCACGTCGAGAACTTCACCGACGTGAACGAGAAGATCGTGGCCCGGGCGGGCGACCCCGAGCTCGGCGCGGACGAGGCGGCGGTCGCCGAGCACTACATCGCCGAGGTGCTGCGCGACATGCGCGGGCTGAACCTCAAACGAGCAGAGGTGTACCCGCGGGTCTCCGAGTCAATCCCGAAGATCGTCGCCCTCGTCGAGACGCTGGTCGAGGAGGGGTACGCCTACGAGGCGAACGGCTCGGTGTACTTCGACGTGACGGCGTTCGAGGAGTACGGCAAGCTCTCGAACCAGCGCGTCGAGGAGATCGAGGAGCAGGGCGACCCCGACGAGCTGGGCGAGAAGCGCCACCCGGCGGACTTCGCGCTCTGGAAGGCCGACGGCGTCGCCCCGGACGCCGTCCACGAGCACCGGAAGGCCGACCACCCGGGCGACGACGGCGAGACGCCGACCGGCCAGACCTGGGACTCGCCGTGGGGCGAGGGGCGACCCGGCTGGCACATCGAGTGCTCCGCGATGGCGATGACGCACCTCGACTCGACCATCGACATCCACGTCGGCGGGCAGGACCTCGTCTTCCCCCACCACGAGAACGAGATCGCCCAGTCCGAGGCGGCGACCGGCAAGCAGTTCTCGAAGTACTGGCTGCACGTCCGCCTGCTGGAGACGAAGGCCGAGAAGATGTCCTCCAGCCTCGGCAACTTCACGACCGTCGGCGACGCGCTCGAGTCGGAGGGTGCGAACGTCGTCCGGATGTTCCTGCTCTCGACGGCGTACCACAACGAGGCCGTCTACAGCGACGAGACGCTGGCCGAGGCCCGGGAACGCTGGGACAGACTCGAACGCGGCTACCGGACGGCGGTCGGGGCCTGCGACTCGGTCGACGCCCGGACCACCGTGGACGACCGCGACCTGCGGAACACCGTCGAGCGCGCCCGCCGGGAGTTCACCGAGGGGATGAACGACGACTTCAACACGCGCGAGGCGACGACGGCGCTGCTCGAACTCGTCGGTGCGGTGAACCGGCACGTCGACGACCGCGAGACGTACGACTACCGCGGGCTCCGGATGGCGGTCGAGACGTTCGAGGAGCTCGGCGGCGACGTGCTCGGCTTCCAGTTCCGCGAGGAGACCGACGGGAGTGCCGAGGTCGCCGGCGAGCTGGTCGAACTCGTCCTCTCGGTCCGCGAGGCCGAGCGCGAGGCGGGCAACTACGAGCGTGCCGACGAGCTCCGCGACGAGCTGGAGGCCCTCGGCGTCACGGTCGAGGATACGGACGACGGCGCGACGTTCCGGCTCTGA
- a CDS encoding DUF6517 family protein has protein sequence MNSNRRTFLATAAGASLAASAGCLGFLSDATTFEAQQAATAEAVASDGNYVKQEPRELRAERTFSVADQEQTVTVVNWVTEYYKTVDVGPLSGQRAGVFAAVSTPQVEILGESFNPLADASPRDIIGRFQDQYSGMSVGDRIDQTTLAALGGSALTSTFEGSATIQDQQVDTNFVVSESVENAGDHVVSLGVFPAQLDEQANIRAMIENLEHPVSSEE, from the coding sequence ATGAACTCCAATCGACGAACGTTCCTCGCGACGGCGGCCGGTGCGTCGCTCGCCGCGAGCGCCGGCTGTCTCGGGTTCCTCTCCGACGCGACGACGTTCGAGGCACAGCAGGCTGCGACGGCGGAGGCCGTCGCCAGCGACGGGAACTACGTGAAGCAGGAGCCGCGCGAGCTCCGTGCCGAGCGGACGTTCTCCGTCGCGGACCAGGAGCAGACCGTGACGGTCGTCAACTGGGTGACGGAGTACTACAAGACGGTCGACGTCGGCCCGCTGAGCGGCCAGCGAGCGGGCGTGTTCGCCGCCGTCTCGACGCCGCAGGTCGAGATCCTCGGCGAGTCGTTCAACCCGCTCGCCGACGCCAGCCCGCGCGATATCATCGGCCGCTTCCAGGACCAGTACAGCGGGATGTCGGTCGGTGATCGCATCGACCAGACCACGCTCGCCGCGCTCGGGGGAAGCGCGCTGACGTCGACGTTCGAGGGCTCGGCGACCATCCAGGACCAGCAGGTCGACACCAACTTCGTCGTGAGCGAGTCGGTGGAGAACGCGGGCGACCACGTCGTCTCCCTGGGCGTCTTCCCCGCCCAGCTCGACGAACAGGCGAACATCCGGGCGATGATCGAGAACCTCGAACACCCGGTCTCGAGCGAGGAGTGA
- a CDS encoding DUF7289 family protein gives MRRAPWEGGASKRREETGVSGGRTSGADERGQSSVLAVALLIGFVVMGMLSVALVGSVTLDRAQDDAQNQRVEMVFVEFSQSVTSVAFGQGTTERVTFDIRANDAAVRHDETGRVLVYTDDTLIANRTFGSVEYTREGSTIAYQAGGVWRGAGSDATMVSPPPFEYDDGSLNAWIPLVTGQRTLTGDAVDLRRNGTGEALDRQSVVQGQLVTVEIRSKYYGGWADYFRQQTNEASISVDHENETVVMRLGEPAIDSTFSEGVFATGGDVDFDGGNAGIDGDVSAGGTVSDHSRVTGNVTEGATNDLRIIDDVIENKVREAENDTTMPVMHPEYGGAFLAGGETYYDDDGFVLTDDLTVDLSAGNVTMIVDGNVSLEGGDIEIQNAGGDRAFRIYSTGNFGMKNSQAGVSDEARYFQVYGTSEMQVAVTGGSTELSGTVYAPREEPALDDTEYNDAALSAENKCQGWDTCVVAGNSAVTGAIVAGPTLVGQSTGIEYDEGLVNIQPSLQLDHGLYPPPITYLHLSVYEITVSQDGSNSSVAAPPVGASSPELAAEPRDRVA, from the coding sequence ATGAGACGAGCCCCTTGGGAAGGGGGAGCGTCGAAACGCAGGGAAGAAACGGGCGTATCGGGCGGACGAACGAGCGGAGCGGACGAACGGGGACAGTCGTCCGTGCTGGCGGTGGCACTGCTCATCGGGTTCGTGGTCATGGGCATGCTGTCGGTCGCACTGGTGGGGAGCGTCACGCTCGACCGGGCGCAGGACGATGCCCAGAACCAGCGCGTTGAGATGGTGTTCGTCGAGTTCAGCCAGTCGGTGACGTCCGTCGCCTTCGGGCAGGGCACGACCGAACGAGTCACCTTCGACATCCGGGCGAACGACGCGGCGGTGCGTCACGACGAGACCGGACGCGTCCTCGTCTACACGGACGACACGCTGATCGCCAATCGGACCTTCGGGTCCGTCGAGTACACGCGGGAGGGGAGCACTATCGCGTACCAGGCCGGTGGCGTGTGGCGCGGGGCCGGTTCGGACGCCACCATGGTCTCGCCACCCCCGTTCGAGTACGACGACGGATCGCTGAACGCCTGGATTCCGCTGGTGACCGGGCAACGGACGCTCACCGGCGACGCCGTCGACCTCCGACGGAACGGGACGGGTGAGGCGCTGGACCGGCAGTCCGTCGTCCAGGGTCAGCTCGTGACCGTCGAGATACGGAGCAAGTACTACGGCGGCTGGGCGGACTACTTCCGCCAGCAGACGAACGAGGCGAGCATCTCCGTCGACCACGAGAACGAGACGGTGGTCATGCGGCTCGGCGAGCCCGCCATCGACAGCACGTTCTCCGAGGGTGTGTTCGCCACCGGCGGTGACGTCGATTTCGACGGCGGAAACGCCGGCATCGACGGCGACGTCTCGGCGGGCGGTACCGTCTCGGACCACAGCCGGGTCACCGGCAACGTCACCGAGGGGGCCACGAACGACCTCCGTATCATCGACGACGTCATCGAGAACAAGGTCCGCGAGGCGGAGAACGACACGACGATGCCGGTGATGCACCCCGAGTACGGTGGCGCGTTCCTCGCCGGGGGTGAGACCTACTACGACGACGACGGCTTCGTCCTCACGGACGACCTCACGGTCGACCTGAGCGCCGGGAACGTCACGATGATCGTCGACGGCAACGTCTCGCTCGAAGGCGGCGACATCGAGATCCAAAACGCCGGTGGGGACCGCGCGTTCCGCATCTACTCGACCGGCAACTTCGGGATGAAGAACAGCCAGGCTGGTGTCTCCGACGAGGCCCGCTACTTCCAGGTGTACGGCACCTCGGAGATGCAGGTCGCCGTCACGGGCGGGAGCACCGAGCTGTCCGGGACCGTCTACGCACCCCGGGAGGAGCCGGCACTCGACGACACCGAGTACAACGACGCGGCGCTCTCCGCGGAGAACAAGTGCCAGGGGTGGGACACCTGCGTCGTCGCCGGCAACAGCGCCGTGACCGGAGCCATCGTCGCCGGACCGACGCTGGTCGGCCAGAGCACGGGCATCGAGTACGACGAGGGCTTGGTGAACATCCAGCCGTCGCTCCAGCTCGACCACGGGCTCTACCCGCCGCCGATCACGTACCTCCACCTCTCCGTCTACGAGATAACGGTGTCCCAGGATGGATCGAACAGCTCCGTCGCCGCGCCGCCCGTCGGGGCGTCGTCGCCCGAACTCGCCGCGGAACCGCGGGACAGGGTGGCCTGA
- a CDS encoding enoyl-CoA hydratase/isomerase family protein yields MSDGEGADGTADAETAAADCELVSVAVGDEAEGVATVTIDRPDARNALNAQLRSELKSVLDAVEADDDVVVVVLTGSDESSAFVAGADVTELRERDALEQREASKRPRVYEYVDDLEKPVIARINGHCIGGGSELALGCDVRIAQSGAKFGQAEINLGIMPGGGATQRLPRLVGEGQAMRLVLSGELIDAEEADEIGLVDEVYEPEALDERVYDLAGKMASKSPVALEHAKKAVKAASRMELEAGIEYEAELFALLFAGEDKNEGIDAFFEDREPEWSGR; encoded by the coding sequence ATGAGCGACGGCGAGGGCGCGGACGGCACGGCCGACGCCGAGACCGCGGCCGCCGACTGCGAACTCGTCAGCGTGGCCGTCGGCGACGAGGCCGAGGGCGTGGCGACGGTCACCATCGACCGGCCGGACGCGCGCAACGCGCTGAACGCACAGCTCCGCAGCGAGCTGAAGTCGGTCCTGGACGCGGTGGAGGCCGACGACGACGTGGTCGTGGTCGTGCTCACGGGGTCGGACGAATCGAGCGCGTTCGTCGCCGGCGCGGACGTGACGGAACTGCGCGAGCGCGACGCGCTCGAACAGCGCGAGGCGTCGAAGCGCCCCCGCGTCTACGAGTACGTCGACGACCTGGAGAAGCCCGTCATCGCCCGCATCAACGGGCACTGCATCGGCGGGGGCTCCGAGCTCGCCCTCGGCTGCGACGTCCGCATCGCCCAGTCCGGTGCGAAGTTCGGCCAGGCGGAGATCAACCTCGGCATCATGCCCGGCGGCGGCGCGACCCAGCGGCTCCCCCGGCTCGTCGGCGAGGGGCAGGCGATGCGGCTCGTGCTCTCGGGCGAGCTCATCGACGCCGAGGAGGCCGACGAGATCGGCCTCGTCGACGAGGTGTACGAGCCGGAGGCGCTCGACGAGCGCGTCTACGACCTCGCGGGGAAGATGGCGTCGAAGTCACCGGTCGCCCTCGAACACGCGAAGAAGGCCGTGAAGGCCGCCTCGCGGATGGAACTGGAGGCCGGCATCGAGTACGAGGCGGAGCTGTTCGCCCTCCTGTTCGCGGGGGAGGACAAGAACGAGGGTATCGACGCCTTCTTCGAGGATCGCGAGCCCGAGTGGTCGGGCCGGTAA
- a CDS encoding 3-hydroxyacyl-CoA dehydrogenase family protein, which produces MKVTVLGAGTMGNGIAQVTAMAGHDVTMRDIEQEFVDDGLATIESNLQGGVDRDKVTQAEMDATLARIDTAVELEPAVEGAELVVEAVPEQMELKKSTFEDVEALVDDDAVIATNTSSLSITEIASALEHDERAVGLHFFNPVHLMQLVEVVVPEQSSEETVEFAEAFVEGIDRTPVTVRDSAGFASSRLGVTLGVEAIRMLEEGVASPRDIDAAMELGYNHPMGPIELGDVVGLDVRLDILEYLREELGERFKPPQLLKQKVRAGKLGKKTGEGFYVWEDGEIVGTSGDWGEAE; this is translated from the coding sequence ATGAAGGTCACTGTACTCGGTGCGGGGACGATGGGGAACGGAATCGCGCAGGTCACGGCGATGGCCGGCCACGACGTGACGATGCGCGACATCGAACAGGAGTTCGTCGACGACGGGCTGGCGACCATCGAGTCGAACCTCCAGGGCGGTGTCGACCGGGACAAGGTCACCCAGGCGGAGATGGACGCCACGCTGGCGCGCATCGACACAGCGGTCGAACTCGAACCCGCCGTCGAAGGTGCGGAACTCGTCGTCGAAGCCGTGCCCGAGCAGATGGAACTGAAGAAGAGCACCTTCGAGGACGTCGAGGCGCTCGTCGACGACGACGCCGTCATCGCGACGAACACGTCATCGCTCTCCATCACGGAGATCGCGAGCGCGCTGGAGCACGACGAGCGCGCCGTCGGGCTGCACTTCTTCAACCCGGTCCACCTGATGCAGCTGGTCGAGGTCGTCGTCCCCGAGCAGTCGAGCGAGGAGACGGTCGAGTTCGCGGAGGCGTTCGTCGAGGGTATCGACCGGACGCCGGTGACGGTGCGGGACTCGGCGGGCTTTGCGTCCTCCCGGCTCGGGGTCACGCTCGGCGTCGAGGCCATCCGGATGCTGGAGGAGGGCGTCGCCTCGCCGCGGGACATCGACGCCGCGATGGAGCTCGGCTACAACCACCCGATGGGGCCCATCGAGCTCGGCGACGTGGTCGGGCTAGACGTCCGGCTGGACATCCTCGAGTACCTGCGCGAGGAGCTCGGCGAGCGGTTCAAGCCGCCGCAGCTGCTCAAGCAGAAGGTCCGGGCGGGCAAGCTCGGCAAGAAGACCGGCGAGGGGTTCTACGTCTGGGAGGACGGCGAGATCGTCGGCACCTCGGGCGACTGGGGTGAGGCGGAATGA